A window of the Acidobacteriota bacterium genome harbors these coding sequences:
- a CDS encoding segregation/condensation protein A, with translation MKKPAVSLLPEEWKVQLPVFEGPLDLLLHLVKVNEVEIYDIPVLTVCDQFHEYLSLMEELNLDIAAEFIYEAALLIQLKSRLLLPKVKTEDGEPEEDPREVLVQRLLEYRRLKEAAQELAEVERLRLGMWTRQARPPRLDPLAEDEMELGDISLYDLLAAFKQVLVRYDKEHPPPIHLRGEVYSVRDQLRRLLDRLEPARPLDFLDDLRLLSCRAEAIAAFLAVLEMAKLSLVRLHQTETGEILLYRTTREIQEQELETIQG, from the coding sequence GTGAAGAAGCCCGCGGTCAGCCTGCTGCCGGAGGAGTGGAAGGTTCAGCTGCCGGTCTTCGAAGGGCCGCTGGACCTCCTCCTGCACCTGGTCAAGGTCAATGAGGTGGAGATCTACGACATCCCGGTGCTCACGGTCTGCGACCAATTCCATGAGTACCTGAGCCTGATGGAGGAGCTCAACCTCGACATTGCCGCGGAGTTCATCTACGAGGCGGCGCTGCTCATCCAGCTCAAGTCCCGGCTGCTGCTGCCCAAGGTCAAGACCGAAGACGGCGAGCCGGAGGAGGACCCACGGGAGGTGCTGGTACAGCGGCTGCTGGAATACCGGCGGCTCAAGGAGGCGGCTCAGGAGCTGGCGGAAGTGGAGCGCCTACGCTTGGGCATGTGGACCCGCCAGGCCCGCCCGCCGCGCCTCGACCCCCTGGCCGAGGACGAGATGGAGCTGGGAGATATCTCCCTCTACGATCTGCTGGCGGCGTTCAAGCAGGTGCTGGTGCGCTATGACAAGGAGCACCCACCGCCGATCCATCTGCGCGGCGAGGTCTATTCCGTGCGCGATCAGCTACGGCGCCTGCTGGATCGGCTGGAACCGGCCCGGCCGCTGGACTTCCTCGACGACCTGCGCCTGCTATCCTGCCGCGCCGAGGCCATCGCCGCCTTCTTGGCGGTGTTGGAGATGGCCAAGCTGAGCCTGGTGCGGCTGCACCAGACCGAGACCGGGGAGATCCTGCTCTACCGGACCACCCGCGAGATCCAGGAGCAGGAGTTGGAGACCATCCAAGGATGA
- the scpB gene encoding SMC-Scp complex subunit ScpB, translating into MSESKEMEAALEAVLFVSPEPVSRARLLGLFDEEEQDAAKEALATVLERYTPTAESGEDGRGVMVEEVAGGVRLITRPEMNDWLRRFFESGASKKLSMGALETLAIVAYRQPITAPEIQELRSVNPSGVLKTLLERRMVRIAGRKEVVGRPFLYATTQHFLLHFGLKSLKDLPPLEEFEEALAGEGLGELLGGTDLEEEVLREAAEIEERDEEREDRAEELAEALEHEAAEAEEEDDEEGSEAPDGEGPPEGDFADDDLADGDTEPEELEESEELDDESEDSDEPEDLEDPEDPEEGTTHE; encoded by the coding sequence ATGAGCGAATCGAAAGAAATGGAGGCGGCCCTGGAGGCCGTGCTCTTCGTATCTCCGGAACCGGTGTCCCGGGCCCGTCTGCTGGGGCTCTTCGACGAGGAGGAGCAGGACGCCGCCAAGGAAGCTCTCGCCACGGTATTGGAGCGCTATACCCCCACCGCCGAGTCCGGCGAGGATGGCCGCGGCGTGATGGTGGAGGAAGTGGCCGGCGGCGTGCGGTTGATCACCCGACCGGAGATGAACGACTGGCTACGGCGCTTTTTCGAGTCCGGCGCCTCCAAGAAGCTCTCCATGGGCGCCTTGGAGACCCTCGCCATCGTCGCCTACCGCCAGCCCATTACCGCCCCGGAGATCCAGGAGCTGCGCAGCGTCAATCCCTCCGGCGTGCTCAAGACGCTCCTGGAGCGCCGCATGGTACGCATCGCCGGCCGCAAGGAGGTGGTGGGGCGCCCCTTCCTCTACGCCACCACCCAGCATTTCCTCTTGCACTTCGGCCTCAAGAGCCTGAAGGACCTGCCGCCGCTGGAGGAGTTCGAAGAGGCCCTCGCCGGCGAGGGCTTGGGCGAGCTTCTCGGCGGTACCGATCTCGAAGAGGAAGTGCTGCGGGAAGCGGCGGAGATCGAGGAGCGGGACGAGGAACGGGAAGACCGGGCGGAGGAGCTGGCGGAGGCTCTGGAGCACGAGGCGGCGGAAGCGGAAGAAGAAGACGACGAAGAAGGTTCGGAGGCTCCGGATGGCGAGGGTCCCCCGGAGGGTGACTTCGCAGACGATGATCTCGCAGATGGGGACACCGAGCCGGAGGAGCTGGAAGAGAGCGAAGAACTCGACGACGAGTCCGAAGACTCCGACGAGCCCGAGGACCTGGAAGATCCCGAGGATCCCGAGGAAGGAACCACCCATGAGTGA
- a CDS encoding pseudouridine synthase has translation MSEERLQKVLARAGVASRRKVEEMIRQGLVTVNGQVATLGDRADLEKDAVKVDGKRIHPMTAPHLYLLLHKPSGVMSTVSDPEGRETLLDLVPPALHKGLVPVGRLDFMTTGLILLTTDGEFAHRVAHPRYGCTKTYEVKVKGQPDAIALRRLREGIAIEGRKTAPAEVEHRPLPKAVASDENTWWTVSLTEGRTRQIREMFLRVGHPVLKLRRVAIGTVRDDHLPQGKLRELTEKEVESLRKGVRERPAKQRGSGGKRGRPPKPKDDRERGGKKTGKAPGQRSGGGKPGGAKPRGGRPSGSKPGGKGPGGRGPSGKGPARKGPARRGTGSQGPGGKGSGGKGSGGKGSGGRRPGGKGRR, from the coding sequence ATGAGTGAGGAACGCCTGCAAAAGGTATTGGCCCGGGCCGGTGTCGCCTCGCGGCGCAAGGTCGAGGAGATGATTCGCCAGGGCTTGGTGACGGTCAACGGCCAGGTTGCCACCCTCGGGGACCGGGCGGACCTGGAGAAGGACGCGGTGAAGGTGGACGGCAAGCGCATCCATCCCATGACCGCCCCCCATCTCTATCTGCTCCTGCACAAACCTTCCGGGGTGATGAGCACCGTCTCGGATCCGGAGGGGCGGGAAACCCTCCTCGACCTGGTACCGCCGGCGCTGCACAAGGGGTTGGTGCCGGTGGGGCGGCTAGATTTCATGACCACCGGCCTGATCCTCCTCACCACCGACGGCGAGTTCGCCCACCGCGTCGCCCACCCCCGCTACGGCTGCACCAAGACCTACGAGGTCAAGGTCAAGGGACAACCCGACGCCATCGCCCTGCGGCGGCTACGGGAGGGGATCGCCATCGAGGGGCGCAAGACCGCGCCGGCGGAGGTGGAGCACCGGCCCCTGCCCAAGGCCGTGGCCAGCGACGAGAACACCTGGTGGACGGTGAGCCTCACCGAGGGCCGCACGCGCCAGATTCGCGAGATGTTCCTACGCGTGGGGCATCCGGTGCTCAAGCTTCGCCGGGTGGCCATCGGCACCGTGCGGGACGATCATCTGCCCCAGGGCAAGCTGCGGGAGCTCACCGAAAAGGAAGTCGAGAGCCTGCGCAAGGGCGTGCGGGAGCGCCCGGCGAAACAACGGGGGAGCGGTGGAAAACGAGGCCGCCCGCCGAAGCCCAAGGACGATCGGGAGCGCGGTGGCAAGAAGACCGGCAAAGCCCCCGGCCAGCGATCCGGTGGGGGCAAGCCCGGTGGCGCCAAGCCTCGAGGGGGTAGGCCCTCTGGGAGCAAGCCCGGCGGGAAGGGACCCGGAGGGCGCGGCCCCTCCGGAAAGGGCCCCGCCAGGAAAGGACCTGCCAGGAGGGGGACGGGTAGCCAGGGGCCTGGCGGTAAGGGCTCGGGCGGCAAGGGCTCGGGAGGGAAAGGCTCCGGAGGCCGGCGCCCGGGAGGCAAAGGACGGCGATGA